A window of the Dictyostelium discoideum AX4 chromosome 4 chromosome, whole genome shotgun sequence genome harbors these coding sequences:
- the comD gene encoding drug resistance transporter, EmrB/QacA subfamily protein, translating to MSNANNNNYNHNNNKETQSGNNNNNNNNNNNNNNNNKNKNNNNNNIQNENNFNSPNDGENINNNMNNSHNNNHNTSDRISQYSSSEHNIKKEHNRNGSNTSIISASNFNNFMDENSTENNRLSQRPAPAILNIIQSLIKNPTDDVNGSKRNTLEGIVKKYPSFKSLDGSSISLSQSQSSMDSSPLTTSNSKSPNHHPQPSPNVLSRSSCAIDSPSLNSTQLQPNTTTTTTTSSSLNKNNNNKNNNNNNNNNNNNNNNNNNNNNTIDEGGCSNDKSPSSSSYQVNNNNKPKNNISRLELPTSLRSSNNAMDSSAAPSSNTSRPQFSQPQSEVPSSCSPPGNGLLRGAIEEKEESTDNFEKNDNIINDENNNNQSTSVTVNICENQLENNNNNINSPPQQQSPSTVNDGDGGGCAAGDSFDTTESDHSISGRRMTKMFSDAPIKEYQVTTIEDPLYSLTTTTVNNVSINENTPSSPSITPIKLKQPKPDEDEELSIKNKKQASRQTVQLEMGTFDLDGKPNEQIVGSNSSDETFEGVDVVGIDSDKIVGRDRAFSSAMKESEVVIGEQTVNVDLTQEDMDNINFQPPNTDPPPPQPLTSKQILIIFSGLMVSLFLSSLDMTIVATALPAIVADLHGLEQLPWVVTIYLLTSTSVSPLFGKFSDIFGKKILLLSSLIIFLIGSLLCAVATTMNMLILARAIQGIGGGGLMSAVMIVMAEIVPLRDRGKYQGLLGAVYAVSSVVGPLMGGTFTDNITWRWAFWINLPLGAVAFVVVFFALKIPQKVIPWREGIKKVDVLGSLSLVAATISFLLALNWGGIDYPWTSPIIICLFIGTALFVALFIVNEKYWFNVHPIIPLDLFKTRNYVLCSIGSFLLGFVMFGVIYYIPLYFQYVRGATATASGLQLLPTMLGIVLFGAISGLLITRFGHYKSYPIIGMGFMMIGIYLISLWNHQSTQNEFIGYQCFIGVGIGLTMQILVLIVQNSVNVIYISISTATVSFFRTIGGVVSVSVFSAILNQQFSQNLNGLLEKDAFVLGGMSPHNFNMENIKHIENPIHQQQIRDAYQSALSIVFLSAAPFAGLGCILILFVKNQKLRTTMITQKDKDQEILKKNLEKLQKELHNDDSIDINEEYDENENNENNERSDVNINEIENNNNNTNNDIELDIQTPPRKSTIST from the coding sequence ATGAGTAacgcaaataataataattacaatcacaataataataaagaaacaCAAtctggaaataataataataataataataataataataataataataataataataaaaataaaaataataataataataatatccagaatgaaaataattttaattcaccaAACGATGgagaaaatataaataataatatgaataattcacataataataatcataatacaAGTGATAGAATTAGTCAATATTCATCATCAGAacataatattaaaaaagaacatAATCGTAATGGTAGTAATACTTCAATAATTAGTGcaagtaattttaataattttatggATGAAAATAGTACTGAAAACAATAGACTATCACAAAGACCTGCACCagcaattttaaatattattcaatcattaattaaaaatccaaCTGATGATGTAAATGGTAGTAAAAGAAATACTTTAGAAGGAATTGTAAAGAAATATCCATCATTTAAAAGTTTAGATGGTTCTTCTATAAGTCTAAGTCAATCACAATCATCAATGGACTCTTCACCATTAACCACATCAAATAGTAAATCACCAAACCATCATCCACAACCATCACCAAATGTTTTATCAAGATCATCATGTGCTATCGATTCaccatcattaaattcaactCAACTACAACCAAATACTACAACCACTACTACaacttcttcatcattaaataaaaataataataataaaaataataataataataataataataataataataataataataataataataataataataatacaattgatGAAGGTGGTtgttcaaatgataaatcaccaagttcatcatcatatcaagttaataataataataaaccaaaaaataatatatcaaGATTAGAATTACCAACATCATTAAGATCTTCAAATAATGCAATGGACTCATCAGCTGcaccatcatcaaatacATCAAGACCACAATTTTCACAACCACAATCAGAAGTACCATCATCATGTTCACCACCAGGTAATGGATTATTAAGAGGTGCaattgaagaaaaagaagaatcaactgataattttgaaaagaatgataatataatcaatgatgaaaataataataatcaatcaacATCTGTAACTGTAAATATCTGTGAAAATCAATTagaaaataacaataataatattaattcaccaccacaacaacaatcaccatcaacagtaaatgatggtgatggtggtggttgtgcaGCAGGTGATTCATTTGATACAACTGAATCTGATCATTCAATAAGTGGTAGAAGAATGACAAAAATGTTTTCAGATGCACCAATTAAAGAATACCAAGTAACAACTATTGAAGATCCACTCTATTcattaacaacaacaactgtAAATAATGTAtctataaatgaaaatacaccatcatcaccatcaattacaccaattaaattaaaacaaccaaaaccagatgaagatgaagaattatcaattaaaaataaaaaacaagcGTCAAGACAAACTGTACAATTGGAAATGGGCACTTTTGATCTTGATGGTAAACCAAATGAACAAATTGTTGGCTCAAATAGTAGTGATGAAACTTTTGAAGGTGTTGATGTCGTTGGAATTGATAGTGATAAAATTGTTGGTAGAGATAGAGCATTTTCATCGGCAATGAAAGAGAGTGAAGTTGTAATTGGTGAGCAAACAGTGAATGTTGATTTAACTCAAGAGGATAtggataatattaatttccaaCCACCAAATACTgatccaccaccaccacagcCATTGACatcaaaacaaattttaattattttctcTGGTCTTATGgttagtttatttttatcatctttGGATATGACGATTGTTGCAACCGCTTTACCAGCCATCGTTGCAGATTTACATGGTTTAGAGCAATTGCCATGGGTAGTtaccatttatttattaacctCAACATCGGTTTCACCATTGTTTGGAAAGTTTTCCGATATATTTGGTAAGAAGATTCTATTGTTATCATCattgattatatttttaattggttcattGTTATGTGCTGTAGCTACCACAATGAATATGTTAATTTTGGCACGTGCTATACAAGGTATTGGAGGCGGTGGTTTAATGTCTGCAGTTATGATCGTTATGGCTGAAATTGTACCATTAAGAGACAGAGGTAAGTATCAAGGTTTATTGGGTGCAGTTTATGCTGTTTCATCGGTTGTTGGTCCATTAATGGGTGGAACATTCACAGATAATATTACATGGAGGTGGGCATTCTGGATTAATTTACCATTGGGTGCTGTTGCATTTGTAGTTGTATTCTTTGCATTGAAAATTCCACAAAAAGTAATTCCATGGAGAGAAGGTATTAAAAAAGTTGACGTTCTTGGTTCATTAAGTTTGGTTGCTGCAACCATTTCTTTCCTTTTAGCTTTGAATTGGGGTGGTATCGATTATCCTTGGACTTCACCAATCATCATTTGTCTATTCATTGGTACTGCTTTATTCGTGGCTCTATTCATCGTTAATGAAAAGTATTGGTTCAATGTTCATCCAATCATTCCATTGGATCTATTTAAAACTCGTAATTATGTATTGTGTAGTATCGGTTCATTCTTATTGGGTTTCGTTATGTTTGGTGTAATTTACTATATTCCATTATATTTCCAATATGTTAGAGGTGCCACTGCAACTGCTTCAGGTTTACAATTGTTACCAACAATGTTGGGTATAGTATTGTTTGGTGCTATCTCtggtttattaattacaAGATTTGGTCATTATAAATCTTATCCAATCATTGGTATGGGTTTTATGATGATTggtatttatttaatctCACTTTGGAATCATCAATCCACTCAAAATGAATTCATTGGCTATCAATGTTTCATTGGTGTTGGTATTGGTCTAACAATGCAAATCTTGGTATTAATCGTACAAAATAGTGTAAATGTAATCTATATCTCAATTTCAACTGCAACCGTAAGTTTCTTTAGAACCATTGGCGGTGTAGTATCAGTTAGTGTTTTCAGtgcaattttaaatcaacaattctCTCAAAATCTTAATGGCCTCTTGGAAAAGGATGCATTTGTATTGGGTGGTATGTCTCCACATAACTTTAATAtggaaaatattaaacataTTGAAAATCcaattcatcaacaacaaattcgtGATGCATACCAATCTGCTCTCtcaattgtatttttatcgGCTGCACCTTTTGCTGGATTAGGTTGtattttaattctatttgtaaaaaatcaaaaacttaGAACTACAATGATCActcaaaaagataaagatcaagaaattttaaaaaagaatttggaAAAACTTCAAAAAGAATTGCACAACGATGATTCTATTGATATTAATGAAGaatatgatgaaaatgaaaataatgaaaataatgaaagaaGTGATGTTAATATAAACgagattgaaaataataataataatactaataatgatattgaacTTGATATTCAAACTCCACCAAGAAAATCAACAATAAGtacttaa
- the gpaA gene encoding G-protein subunit alpha 1, producing MGNICGKPELGSPEEIKANQHINSLLKQARSKLEGEIKLLLLGAGESGKSTIAKQMKIIHLNGFNDEEKSSYKTIIYNNTVGSMRVLVNAAEELKIGISENNKEAASRISNDLGDHFNGVLTAELAQDIKALWADPGIQNTFQRSSEFQLNDSAAYYFDSIDRISQPLYLPSENDVLRSRTKTTGIIETVFEIQNSTFRMVDVGGQRSERKKWMHCFQEVTAVIFCVALSEYDLKLYEDDTTNRMQESLKLFKEICNTKWFANTAMILFLNKRDIFSEKITKTPITVCFKEYDGPQTYEGCSEFIKQQFINQNENPKKSIYPHLTCATDTNNILVVFNAVKDIVLNLTLGEAGMIL from the exons atgggTAATATTTGTGGTAAACCAGAATTAGGATCACCAGAAGAGATTAAAGCCAATCAACATATTAATAGTTTGTTGAAACAAGCAAGATCTAAATTAGAgggtgaaattaaattattattgttaggAGCAGGTGAATCAGGTAAATCAACAATCGCCAAACAAATGAAGATTATCCATTTGAATGGTTTCAACGATGAGGAGAAGTCATCATATAAAACCATCATCTACAATAATACAGTTGGTTCAATGCGTGTGTTGGTAAACGCCGCTGAAGAATTAAAGATTGGAATCAGTGAAAACAATAAAGAAGCCGCCTCTAGAATCTCAAATGATTTGGGCGATCATTTCAATGGTGTGTTGACTGCAGAGTTGGCACAAGATATTAAAGCCCTTTGGGCAGATCCAGGTATTCAAAATACCTTCCAAAGATCTTCAGAATTCCAACTAAATGATTCAGCCGCTTATTACTTTGATAGTATCGATAGAATTAGTCAACCATTATATTTACCATCTGAAAATGATGTTTTACGTTCAAGAACTAAAACAACTGGTATCATTGAAACAGTTTTTGAAATTCAA AATAGTACATTTAGAATGGTTGATGTTGGTGGTCAAAGAtcagaaagaaagaaatggATGCATTGTTTCCAAGAAGTTACAGCAGTTATCTTTTGTGTTGCCCTTAGTGAATATGATCTTAAACTTTATGAAGATGATACTACAAATAGAATGCAAGAGTCACTTAAACTCTTTAAAGAAATATGTAACACCAAATGGTTTGCAAATACTGCTATGATTCTTTTCTTAAATAAAAGAGATATTTTCTCTGAAAAG attACAAAAACACCAATTACAGTTTGCTTCAAAGAATATGATGGTCCACAAACTTACGAAGGTTGTTCAGAGTTTATCAAACAACAATTTATcaatcaaaatgaaaatccaAAGAAATCGATCTACCCACATTTAACTTGTGCCACTGATACTAATAATATCCTTGTTGTATTCAATGCTGTCAAAGATattgtattaaatttaactTTGGGTGAAGCTGGTATGATTCtttaa